A window from Dermacentor albipictus isolate Rhodes 1998 colony chromosome 10, USDA_Dalb.pri_finalv2, whole genome shotgun sequence encodes these proteins:
- the LOC135912265 gene encoding short-chain dehydrogenase/reductase family 9C member 7-like, whose amino-acid sequence MDTVIDVFNVNVFGVLRVIKKFLPLLKKCNGRVVAVASPLGHFTVPMSVPYCMSKHAVVSMMDGLRRECYGKGVDFVTVEPSAYRTSIFKAGSALMDFALRELKQQDPESVADYTHQDIEDWLKTNDNTFSTFMREDPEEAVDVMEKAVRETYPKDLYRSPCGRDTPYIFLETALPSDITNLIAAITRKIQLRMK is encoded by the exons ATGGACACGGTGATCGACGTATTCAACGTCAACGTCTTCGGAGTCCTGCGAGTCATCAAGAAGTTCCTACCTCTCTTGAAGAAATGCAACGGCAGGGTTGTCGCTGTCGCAAGCCCGTTAG GCCACTTCACAGTCCCCATGAGCGTGCCCTACTGCATGTCGAAGCACGCCGTGGTATCCATGATGGATGGCCTCCGCCGAGAATGTTATGGCAAAGGGGTCGACTTCGTTACAGTGGAGCCTTCGGCTTACCG GACGTCCATATTTAAAGCTGGCTCCGCTCTCATGGACTTCGCGTTGCGAGAACTGAAGCAACAAGATCCAGAATCCGTCGCTGACTACACTCACCAGGACATAGAGGACTGGCTTAAGACCAACGATAACACCTTCAGCACTTTCATGAGAGAAGACCCCGAGGAAGCTGTCGACGTCATGGAGAAAGCAGTCAGAGAAACTTATCCTAAGGATCTCTACCGGTCACCCTGTGGACGAGACACACCATACATATTCCTCGAGACAGCATTACCCAGTGATATAACTAACCTAATCGCTGCCATTACACGGAAGATTCAGCTCAGGATGAAGTGA